A genome region from Fusarium musae strain F31 chromosome 5, whole genome shotgun sequence includes the following:
- a CDS encoding hypothetical protein (EggNog:ENOG41), producing MALLNTYQQTIGDKLTEYRPLRTQRYATVNVLIITWKDHDLGIDFDREVTEVKDMFSQTFNYAIWPFKIPSQDPELSLNVCVAQFIKNFGGSDDLLIVFYSGHGGGESNTQARSPCIWAAKISGGPTLDWSNIQPQLFLSLGDVAIILDCCYAGQAARPHTSHKIEFLAATDKDNWTPTGMKKWPSFTKVLMREMNLAMSNEGLVTLAALQSRMVIAEAGLKRQPFLVSLSGDASEGPIKLTRLTNGDKASELVPQTVSQSINSVYLRLCLFDPLDGSMLPSLLRWLTRDSPASVEDIQLIDRVTSQARDISKMGTYVCEAAYEQERTEALPFLSQDGRTEAQKLLAELKLAVFASGDAFSVRPGTSHAALEGLRAASSKLVDFLGDSLATMDTCTLSNLGDTGSTALEDIRSKIAMRLTLLDDEKVLGNPTRVSFSDTASLNQRIRHGTQAGRDVLVEYIYYLDEDPDACGRMSHQIKRIIALLAESKSPAFRCFEISGFTHETLFGPRFGLVHLIAERFKDRRWIPLAELIGQVKYVPLDRRMRLAEIICEAILHLHSIGWYHKNIKSENIILFDLPEGDGSNSSASKWDFENPFLVGFDCSRPADAETRNTVDFATENNIYRHPERWGRSARFEKHHDIYALGILLLEIGSWLKIPTLDTKKNNFTHISNPEMLRSLFLKVASSKVAHAAGTRE from the exons ATGGCTTTATTAAATACCTATCAGCAGACCATCGGCGACAAGCTGACTGAATACCGACCTCTCAGGACACAGAGATATGCCACTGTAAATGTGCTAATAATTACATGGAAGGATCATGACCTTGGAATCGACTTTGACAGGGAAGTTACAGAAGTCAAGGACATGTTTAGCCAGACTTTCAACTACGCCATATGGCCTTTCAAAATACCATCTCAAGACCCCGAACTTTCGCTCAATGTATGTGTCGCTCAGTTCATCAAGAACTTTGGAGGGTCAGAcgatctcctcatcgtcttctACAGTGGGCATGGCGGAGGAGAGAGCAATACACAGGCGAGAAGTCCTTGTATTTGGGCAGC CAAGATATCCGGCGGTCCAACGCTCGATTGGTCCAACATTCAGCCCCAACTTTTTCTCTCCCTGGGCGACGTGGCCATTATTCTCGACTGTTGCTATGCTGGGCAAGCTGCGCGACCTCACACCTCTCATAAAATCGAGTTCTTGGCTGCCACGGACAAGGATAACTGGACGCCGACGGGAATGAAGAAATGGCCGTCATTCACCAAGGTTCTCATGCGAGAGATGAATCTTGCAATGTCTAACGAAGGGCTTGTAACACTTGCCGCCCTCCAGAGTCGTATGGTAATAGCCGAAGCTGGTTTGAAGCGACAACCGTTCCTGGTCTCTCTAAGTGGAGATGCTTCAGAGGGCCCAATCAAGTTGACAAGACTGACTAATGGTGACAAGGCCTCAGAGCTTGTCCCTCAAACCGTCTCGCAATCCATCAACTCCGTGTATCTTCGGTTATGTCTCTTCGATCCTCTCGATGGGTCAATGCTGCCGAGTCTACTTCGGTGGCTTACCCGAGACTCACCAGCATCCGTCGAAGATATACAGCTTATTGACCGTGTTACCTCGCAGGCACGAGACATAAGCAAGATGGGAACATATGTCTGTGAAGCGGCGTATGAACAGGAGAGAACCGAAGCCTTACCATTCCTCTCCCAAGATGGGCGGACTGAAGCTCAGAAACTACTCGCTGAGCTCAAGCTTGCTGTTTTTGCCTCAGGAGACGCATTTTCGGTAAGGCCCGGGACATCTCATGCTGCCCTGGAAGGACTTAGggcagcttcttccaagcTGGTAGACTTTCTGGGAGACTCACTTGCGACGATGGACACATGCACGCTAAGTAATTTGGGTGACACCGGCTCTACTGCTCTTGAAGACATCCGGAGCAAAATTGCCATGCGCCTTACTCTGCTTGACGACGAAAAAGTGCTGGGTAATCCTACTCGCGTGAGCTTTAGCGACACAGCAAGCTTAAACCAGCGGATAAGACATGGAACACAGGCCGGCCGTGACGTGTTGGTCGAGTATATCTACTACCTCGATGAAGACCCCGATGCCTGTGGGCGTATGTCACATCAAATCAAGCGCATCATAGCGCTTCTCGCCGAATCTAAGAGCCCAGCATTCCGCTGCTTCGAGATCTCCGGCTTCACTCACGAAACGCTCTTTGGACCTCGCTTTGGACTTGTTCATCTTATCGCTGAGAGGTTCAAGGACCGAAGGTGGATACCTCTTGCAGAGTTAATTGGACAAGTCAAGTACGTTCCTTTAGATCGCCGGATGCGGCTGGCTGAAATCATCTGCGAAGCTATCCTACATCTACACTCAATTGGCTGGTATcacaagaacatcaagagtGAGAATATCATTCTATTTGATCTACCAGAGGGCGATGGAAGTAATTCTTCAGCTAGCAAGTGGGACTTTGAGAACCCGTTTCTGGTTGGATTCGACTGCTCTCGTCCGGCAGATGCAGAAACAAGAAATACAGTAGATTTCGCGACGGAAAACAATATCTACAGGCACCCAGAGCGATGGGGGAGATCGGCACGATTCGAAAAACATCATGACATATATGCACTG GGCATCCTCCTACTAGAAATAGGTTCTTGGCTCAAAATCCCTACATTGGATACGAAGAAGAACAACTTTACGCATATCAGTAACCCCGAAATGCTTCGCAGCTTATTTCTCAAGGTTGCATCCTCTAAAGTTGCGCATGCAGCAGGTACGCG AGAATAG
- a CDS encoding hypothetical protein (EggNog:ENOG41), with amino-acid sequence MQISLSVSSSSQSSSKETFASTTSASASASGWWWNASASFNHSEASMKASNATSNCAVDIKFEALLVTIDRAWLHGELFSDPELNTGDDVKLSPGALDLHKLIDQKNDKALANYPYFPSYPTAFIVASNVELEFRGDTSALEEAVESSHTDAQVKVGYGPFSLSASHSQDKSSAKTKMETTATGTRITLEAPAIIGWVSQLVPQLPRPKGGSSLIGPMV; translated from the exons ATGCAGATCAGTCTGAgcgtctcttcatcctcccagTCGAGCTCCAAGGAAACATTTGCTTCCACCACGTCAGCCAGCGCTAGTGCTTCCGGATGGTGGTGGAATGCTTCCGCCAGCTTCAACCACTCCGAGGCGTCCAT GAAAGCTTCCAACGCAACTTCCAACTGCGCAGTGGACATTAAGTTCGAGGCTCTTCTGGTGACAATTGACCGTGCTTGGCTGCATGGCGAACTGTTCTCAGACCCCGAACTTAACACTGGCGATGACGTGAAGCTGTCGCCTGGCGCCCTCGACCTACACAAGCTTATCGATCAAAAGAACGACAAGGCTTTGGCCAACTATCCCTATTTCCCGTCGTACCCTACTGCTTTCATCGTGGCGTCTAATGTCGAGCTCGAATTCCGGGGCGACACCTCGGCGCTGGAAGAGGCCGTCGAGTCCTCTCACACTGATGCCCAGGTCAAAGTAGGCTATGGACCATTCAGTCTCAGTGCTAGTCACAGTCAGGACAAATCGAGTGCCAAAACAAAGATGGAGACTACAGCGACGGGCACACGCATTACTTTGGAGGCCCCCGCCATCATTGGCTGGGTTAGCCAGCTTGTGCCCCAGTTGCCGCGCCCTAAGGGAGGAAGTTCGTTGATAGGCCCGATGGTTTGA
- a CDS encoding hypothetical protein (EggNog:ENOG41) has protein sequence MHSIDYKQKVREALQASLPVATEQLMTVQIPGTIIDTTPKMGVTGKSVSRSYAAALDMLIPEDAPIETDKSTATKTAAADRYVAAMRYLTSTAPNSSKSVIDVYVEKQQAYSEAMNKWEAAKAKARSDAKERFPGNVKEQQRFYDDWNQETFRNVDYYFGIVDVSSAMKRVESSKEAARNLVVIDPDGSTEWQEVHLTPANWATLCKEKVDQWQAQNGQLSRKDFESEIKRLNRLLLSYEGLKNATHASVDPDETIRKQIKAAATTQNGTENKTEGTSDGNTEGGSEGSKSIDKAAADTEGKLTKAYKELYDAQNAFPPDPLVTRAKQDQLQDALEENGKENLQKNKDLASKLSNKSKKEKVLWINSMIADVNSQLELLKKGLEEFHKASTSAPAITEIINRDVKDPGQDNGGELISTQYAEADGQYADPSQCILKSVTRRILTMDL, from the exons ATGCACAGCATTGACTATAAGCAGAAAGTTCGAGAGGCACTTCAGGCTTCTCTGCCTGTTGCTACCGAGCAATTGATGACGGTCCAGATTCCTGGTACTATTATCGATACAAC ACCGAAGATGGGCGTGACTGGAAAGAGCGTCTCTAGAAGTtatgctgctgctcttgacaTGCTGATTCCTGAGGATGCTCCAATCGAAACCGACAAATCGACAGCTACAAAGACTGCTGCTGCCGATCGATATGTTGCAGCAATGAGATATCTGACATCAACAGCTCCTAACTCCAGCAAGTCTGTGATTGACGTCtatgttgagaagcaacaAGCCTACTCTGAAGCGATGAACAAGTGGGAAGCAGCCAAAGCTAAGGCTCGCT CTGATGCCAAGGAACGATTTCCCGGTAACGTCAAGGAGCAGCAGAGATTCTATGACGATTGGAATCAGGAGACTTTTCGCAAC GTCGATTACTACTTTGGCATCGTCGACGTCTCATCCGCAATGAAGAGGGTGGAGTCGAGCAAGGAAGCTGCTCGTAACCTTGTGGTGATCGACCCCGATGGCTCCACAGAATGGCAAGAGGTTCACCTCACGCCCGCCAACTG GGCAACACTTTGTAAGGAGAAGGTCGATCAATGGCAGGCACAGAACGGCCAGCTGAGTCGCAAAGACTTCGAGTCTGAGATCAAGCGCTTGAACCGACTGTTACTGTCTTACGAAGGCCTTAAGAATGCAA CCCATGCG TCTGTCGACCCGGATGAGACGATTCGAAAGCAGATtaaagcagcagcaacaacccAAAACGGAACCGAGAACAAGACTGAAGGAACTAGCGACGGAAATACCGAAGGTGGTAGCGAGGGTTCCAAGTCGATTGACAAAGCGGCCGCCGATACAGAAGGGAAGTTGACCAAAGCCTACAAGGAACTTTATGATGCACAGAACGCATTCCCACCAGATCCTCTCGTAACTCGAGCAAAGCAAGATCAACTTCAGGATGCCCTTGAGGAGAATGGGAAGGAAAATCTGCAAAAGAACAAGGATCTTGCCTCTAAATTATccaacaagagcaagaaggagaaggttcTTTGGATTAACAGCATGATTGCTGACGTTAACAGCCAGCTTGAGCTACTCAAAAAGGGACTTGAGGAGTTCCACAAGGCTAGCACATCGGCGCCAGCCATCACTGAGATTATCAATAGAGATGTTAAGGACCCCGGCCAAGACAATGGGGGAGAGCTCATCTCAACACAGTACGCAGAAGCTGATGGCCAGTATGCGGATCCTAGTCAGTGTATCCTTAAAAGTGTCACCCGTCGTATACTGACCATGGATCTCTAG
- a CDS encoding hypothetical protein (EggNog:ENOG41), giving the protein MTENADKTAEPETGGGARLTTAPIQDAPSKSEEDSNVQQVQDEDDDDDRKAHVARYNNNVPLPIRRSLLPKFPFEIGETVWIVQPGYRAPRGEFRITKVHPDDLFELVDCANNVMHPDLVEGKYLRRDI; this is encoded by the exons ATGACTGAAAACGCAGACAAGACAGCCGAGCCCGAAACAGGTGGAGGGGCTCGCCTCACCACAGCCCCAATTCAAGACGCACCCAGCAAATCAGAGGAGGATTCAAATGTGCAACAGGTccaggatgaagacgatgatgatgacagaaAAGCCCATGTGGCTCGTTACAATAACAATGTTCCC TTACCTATCAGACGCTCACTTTTGCCTAAGTTTCCTTTCGAAATTGGAGAGACTGTCTGGATTGTACAACCAGGCTACCGTGCACCACGAGGGGAATTCCGCATTACAAAGGTGCACCCCGACGACttgtttgagcttgttgattgTGCAAACAATGTCATGCACCCAGATTTAGTGGAGGGCAAGTATTTAAGGCGTGATATCTAA
- a CDS encoding hypothetical protein (EggNog:ENOG41) gives MSEMIKIAQKLAEEGPATLNTIQDANEAAEETLRTHRGEKPLNPGQFGPKLEKAIKILTPEEAAAIADFNAAISEIDKGVQGLSVKLNTGIIPMEDWWQSTKNYMNQGKWVDAADNIHGMLTAVPDFRAKGYNTKPFALSLQHVLKAISN, from the coding sequence ATGTctgagatgatcaagatcGCACAGAAGCTGGCTGAAGAAGGGCCAGCAACCCTCAATACAATCCAAGATGCCAACGAAGCGGCTGAAGAAACACTAAGAACCCATCGTGGAGAAAAGCCCTTGAACCCTGGCCAATTTGGCCCCAAGCTGGAAAAGGCAATCAAGATTCTCACACCTGAGGAGGCAGCCGCCATCGCTGATTTCAACGCGGCCATAAGCGAAATCGACAAGGGCGTGCAGGGCCTCAGCGTGAAGCTCAACACCGGAATAATTCCAATGGAGGATTGGTGGCAGAGTACCAAGAACTACATGAACCAAGGAAAATGGGTGGACGCGGCGGATAACATTCATGGCATGTTGACTGCCGTGCCAGACTTTCGGGCAAAGGGATACAACACTAAACCGTTTGCACTGAGTCTTCAACATGTGCTTAAGGCTATTTCGAATTAG
- a CDS encoding hypothetical protein (EggNog:ENOG41) — protein MALSFRTSSTSALPSHEQPINQASISSTALDFVYALSTVDFELYTSAQLYFDGTTTRVAGRGGYATVEIGTIRRSKNLVAVKRSLMQWENHQPTQTQDSKRILGKGFEQVVQELRILGHKKVRSHDNIVSLEGFCLDEINGVPSLALVIEYSHLGTLREFLVQNNDALSYDELFDLALQGARGLDALHKLLVCHADVKIDNALVFESSTKINGKNAWVVKISDFGQSIIASRDDPAGRVPCRPGTRLREAPEIRRGQTFQDPGYNIQAALRTDVFSFGLFVWEVMKNGQGYFDPAWAGLNGRQYNADMMEDFLDSLPGDALLTYGTEFANSLNQHHLSQRLLRLFEGSLRDQPQTRSTMSELVEAFGLSCDKCEEKQVTTDSPTDLGAMFAKLGFDVDDDSSIGTWGTSKSFYDVPMLLQRKILAELKGMAISDSTETHSSGHSAMTVAECYTLGFGGSHDIAQVVQWLGTAASKGFKKAGLVYHRVCEAVDIQPQDLSGADEGKTLEMALKGVPTEKYLSERILHHSRSALEDARQRILGHDAISLLSMAEGIFISAFSEAKTDTLLPLHAASWLGEEALVAELLSSTPPDAQSALGFNAAHFACLGGHVSILKLLSKHKVPLSAASLQLITPLHLAIFFQADDLATVAKLLVEHGCSLETRTHAIKWDAHDLSVYGTPMQWALQTRNRTLARILLPLQAQSPSPEWLHNVIQDFYWELLEDLLPYFQGPIDDVVTLQAAERPFTRYIAHGRDYGLAIERTVRLCHDNGILGFTADGLSQLDLIMTSTRTLTDFLMFNYALDRAGTF, from the exons ATGGCCCTCTCTTTCCGCACCTCTTCCACTTCCGCCCTCCCGAGTCATGAACAGCCAATTAACCAAGCGAGCATATCTTCGACGGCACTGGACTTTGTCTATGCTCTGTCGACAGTTGATTTTGAGCTCTATACTTCTGCGCAACTGTATTTCGATGGTACTACTACCAGGGTTGCTGGACGAGGCGGTTATGCCACTGTCGAGATTGGCACCATCAGACGTTCCAAGAACCTCGTCGCGGTTAAACGAAGTCTGATGCAATGGGAGAACCATCAACCGACTCAAACTCAAGATTCAAAAAGGATCTTGGGCAAAGGATTTGAGCAGGTTGTTCAAGAGTTGCGCATTCTTGGACACAAAAAGGTCAGGAGCCATGACAATATAGTGAGCCTTGAGGGCTTCTGCCTGGACGAGATCAACGGGGTACCCTCGCTAGCTCTCGTCATAGAGTATTCACATCTCGGCACTTTGCGTGAATTTCTGGTCCAGAACAATGATGCCCTCTCGTATGATGAGCTGTTCGACCTTGCGTTGCAGGGCGCCCGTGGCTTAGATGCTCTTCATAAGCTGCTAGTCTGCCATGCTGACGTCAAAATCGACAATGCACTTGTATTCGAGTCCTCAACGAAAATTAACGGCAAGAATGCCTGGGTGGTGAAGATCTCGGATTTTGGACAATCTATTATTGCATCCCGTGACGATCCTGCTGGGAGAGTGCCTTGTCGACCTGGGACACGTCTCCGAGAGGCTCCCGAAATCAGGCGAGGCCAGACGTTTCAAGACCCCGGCTATAATATACAGGCTGCCTTGAGGACAGATGTTTTCTCATTTGGCCTTTTTGTATGGgaagtgatgaagaatggCCAGGGATACTTTGATCCGGCGTGGGCAGGGCTAAATGGAAGGCAATATAATGCCGATATGATGGAGGACTTTCTTGACAGTTTGCCTGGCGATGCCCTTTTAACTTATGGGACCGAGTTTGCAAACAGCTTGAACCAACACCACCTTTCCCAGAGGCTTCTACGGTTATTTGAGGGTTCATTGAGGGACCAGCCGCAAACAAGGAGTACTATGAGCGAATTAGTGGAAGCGTTTGGGCTCTCATGTGACAA ATGCGAGGAAAAGCAAGTAACAACAGATTCACCTACAGATCTTGGGGCCATGTTCGCCAAACTGggctttgatgttgatgacgactCTTCAATAGGAACATGGGGAACCAGCAAGTCCTTTTACGAT GTACCGATGTTGCTGCAGCGGAAAATCCTTGCCGAGCTCAAAGGCATGGCAATATCTGATAGCACCGAAACTCATTCCTCGGGCCACTCCGCTATGACCGTCGCTGAGTGCTATACACTTGGCTTTGGAGGGTCACACGACATTGCTCAGGTTGTCCAGTGGCTGGGAACTGCAGCTTCGAAAGGGTTCAAGAAGGCAGGGCTTGTATATCACCGAGTTTGCGAGGCTGTTGACATTCAACCGCAAGACTTGAGCGGCGCCGACGAAGGAAAGACCTTAGAGATGGCTCTGAAAGGGGTCCCCACTGAGAAGTACTTGTCGGAAAGAATCCTTCACCACAGCCGGAGCGCTCTGGAAGATGCGCGACAAAGAATCCTTGGCCATGACGCCATATCACTCCTTTCAATGGCAGAGGGGATCTTTATCTCTGCTTTTAGTGAAGCCAAAACGGATACTTTACTTCCACTGCATgcagcttcttggcttgggGAGGAGGCCCTTGTGGCGGAGCTATTGTCAAGCACTCCTCCAGATGCACAGTCAGCATTGGGTTTCAACGCCGCGCACTTTGCATGTCTCGGAGGCCACGTTTCGATTCTCAAACTCTTGAGCAAACATAAAGTGCCTCTGTCAGCGGCTAGTCTCCAGTTGATAACGCCTCTACACTTGGCAATCTTCTTCCAGGCTGATGACCTCGCCACAGTTGCGAAGCTTCTCGTCGAGCATGGCTGCTCGCTTGAAACACGCACGCATGCAATCAAATGGGATGCTCATGACCTTTCAGTTTATGGGACGCCAATGCAATGGGCGTTACAGACACGAAATAGGACCCTTGCGCGTATTCTACTACCATTACAAGCGCAATCACCTAGTCCTGAGTGGCTACATAACGTTATCCAGGACTTTTACTGGGAGCTATTGGAGGATCTTCTGCCTTATTTCCAAGGCCCAATAGATGATGTTGTTACATTGCAAGCAGCAGAGAGGCCATTTACTCGGTACATTGCTCACGGTCGAGACTATGGCCTAGCCATCGAAAGGACTGTCCGGCTATGTCATGATAACGGAATTTTGGGCTTTACCGCTGACGGTCTATCTCAGCTCGATCTCATAATGACCTCCACGCGTACATTAACCGACTTCTTGATGTTCAACTATGCTTTGGAT AGGGCCGGAACCTTTTAG